From Streptomyces sp. Edi4, one genomic window encodes:
- a CDS encoding phosphotransferase, with the protein MPRSSATPPVGDLLRRYEAPGEPLSCERVAQGLLNRGYRLATTRGDYFLKHHLDGDHVAIARQHRATERLQGLGVPVAPPVPDAQGDTVAVIGGHCYALHPWVQGRHRDGAQLCAVESRRLGALLGLTHTCLAQVMEPDVPRSEHHSADPADSLALIDDLVARARRHRPRDAFDELAEHRLLERRVLLGEHAHRRPPAPATGAWVHGDFHPLNLLYRGEGRSAEPAAIVDWDRLGVQPRAEEAVRAAVIFFVRPSGELELAKVRAYARAYRQAAGADAEELAAAVHRVWWERLNDFWILRWRYQLHDRRADPQFPAASALAVWWTREYEAVREAFAG; encoded by the coding sequence GTGCCGCGCTCATCTGCAACTCCACCCGTGGGCGATCTGCTGCGCCGCTACGAAGCCCCTGGTGAGCCGCTTTCCTGCGAACGCGTCGCCCAGGGCCTGCTGAACCGGGGCTACCGCCTCGCCACCACCCGCGGCGACTACTTCCTCAAGCACCACCTGGACGGCGACCACGTGGCCATCGCCCGCCAGCACCGCGCCACCGAACGCCTCCAGGGCCTCGGCGTCCCCGTCGCCCCGCCCGTCCCCGACGCCCAGGGCGACACCGTCGCGGTGATCGGCGGGCACTGCTACGCCCTGCACCCGTGGGTGCAGGGCCGCCACCGCGACGGCGCCCAGCTCTGCGCCGTCGAATCCCGCCGGCTCGGCGCGCTGCTCGGCCTCACCCACACCTGCCTGGCCCAGGTCATGGAACCCGACGTGCCACGGAGCGAACACCACAGCGCCGACCCGGCCGACAGCCTCGCGCTCATCGACGACCTGGTGGCGCGCGCCCGCAGGCACCGGCCCCGCGACGCCTTCGACGAACTCGCCGAACACCGCCTCCTGGAGCGGAGGGTGCTGCTGGGCGAACACGCCCACCGCCGCCCGCCGGCCCCCGCCACCGGCGCCTGGGTGCACGGCGACTTCCACCCGCTGAACCTGCTGTACCGGGGCGAGGGACGCTCGGCCGAACCCGCCGCGATCGTCGACTGGGACCGGCTCGGCGTGCAGCCCCGCGCCGAGGAGGCGGTACGGGCCGCCGTGATCTTCTTCGTCCGCCCCTCGGGCGAGCTGGAGCTGGCCAAGGTACGGGCCTACGCGCGCGCCTACCGGCAGGCGGCCGGGGCCGACGCGGAGGAGCTGGCGGCCGCCGTGCACCGGGTGTGGTGGGAGCGCCTGAACGACTTCTGGATCCTGCGCTGGCGCTACCAGCTGCACGACCGCAGGGCCGACCCGCAGTTTCCTGCGGCGTCGGCCCTGGCGGTCTGGTGGACCCGCGAGTACGAGGCGGTGCGCGAGGCGTTCGCGGGGTGA
- a CDS encoding protein kinase — translation MAPEPDGNGAGMADGQDHESWVGGLVGDGRYRLTHRLGRGGMAEVFAAEDVRLGRTVAIKLLRADLAEDPVSKARFTREAQSVAGLNHHAVVAVYDSGEDFVGGQTVPYIVMELVEGRTIRDLLIDADAPPPEQALIIVSGVLEALAYSHQHGIVHRDIKPANVIITDTGAVKVMDFGIARALHGAQSTMTQTGMVMGTPQYLSPEQALGKAVDHRSDLYATGCLLYELLAQRPPFVGETPLSVVYQHVQDMPVPPSQVSHVAPPELDGLVMRSLAKDPDDRFQSAEEMRGLVQYGLQMLQAQGGHTGTWNTGPVEMMHEGPRTPAMGMAGATAAMSHPVHGDTSQFGGPILPPSNPDDGGYDGYGHGAPKRGGSGRMVLFVVLAIVAIAAGVAFALKATQNTGGTSGGGGGTTSSSPKTSPSAPASDNPPTPDTPGTSQGQSYSSTNGNGESPSRHRSRSASPSPSKSQASHSPGTDQGTTSGTSEGTDTEGTTGGTDQGTTGTTTKGTTGGSSQGSTSKGTTSGTEGSTSKGTTGSTDQGSTTKGTTSGAGGSTTTGTNGSTTTGSGN, via the coding sequence ATGGCACCCGAACCCGACGGAAACGGCGCCGGGATGGCCGATGGGCAGGACCACGAGTCGTGGGTCGGCGGCCTCGTCGGCGACGGCCGTTACCGCCTCACCCACCGGCTGGGCCGCGGCGGCATGGCGGAGGTGTTCGCCGCGGAGGACGTGCGCCTGGGGCGCACCGTCGCCATCAAGCTGCTCCGCGCCGATCTCGCCGAGGACCCGGTGTCCAAGGCGCGCTTCACGCGTGAGGCGCAGTCCGTGGCCGGGCTCAACCACCACGCGGTGGTGGCGGTGTACGACTCCGGCGAGGACTTCGTGGGCGGCCAGACCGTCCCGTACATCGTCATGGAGCTCGTCGAGGGCCGCACCATCCGCGACCTTCTGATCGACGCGGACGCCCCGCCGCCGGAGCAGGCGCTGATCATCGTCTCCGGGGTGCTCGAAGCGCTGGCGTACTCGCACCAGCACGGCATCGTGCACCGTGACATCAAGCCCGCCAACGTGATCATCACCGACACCGGCGCGGTCAAGGTGATGGACTTCGGCATCGCGCGCGCCCTGCACGGCGCCCAGTCGACGATGACGCAGACCGGCATGGTCATGGGTACCCCGCAGTACCTCTCGCCCGAGCAGGCGCTCGGCAAGGCCGTCGACCACCGCTCCGACCTGTACGCGACCGGCTGTCTGCTGTACGAACTCCTCGCGCAGCGGCCGCCGTTCGTCGGTGAGACACCGTTGTCGGTGGTCTACCAGCACGTCCAGGACATGCCGGTGCCGCCGTCGCAGGTGTCCCATGTCGCGCCGCCGGAACTCGACGGCCTCGTCATGCGTTCTCTGGCCAAGGACCCGGACGACCGTTTCCAGTCCGCCGAGGAGATGCGCGGCCTGGTCCAGTACGGGTTGCAGATGCTCCAGGCGCAGGGCGGCCACACCGGCACCTGGAACACCGGCCCGGTCGAGATGATGCACGAGGGCCCCCGCACCCCGGCGATGGGCATGGCCGGGGCCACCGCGGCCATGAGCCACCCGGTGCACGGGGACACCTCGCAGTTCGGCGGTCCGATCCTGCCGCCGTCCAACCCGGACGACGGCGGGTACGACGGCTATGGCCACGGCGCCCCCAAGCGGGGCGGCTCGGGCAGGATGGTGCTGTTCGTGGTGCTCGCCATCGTCGCGATCGCGGCGGGCGTGGCCTTCGCGCTGAAGGCCACGCAGAACACGGGCGGCACTTCCGGCGGCGGCGGGGGTACGACCTCGAGCTCCCCGAAGACCTCGCCCTCGGCGCCCGCGTCGGACAACCCGCCCACGCCGGACACGCCGGGCACCAGCCAGGGCCAGTCCTACAGCAGCACCAACGGCAACGGCGAGTCGCCCTCGCGCCACCGTTCGCGCTCCGCCTCGCCGTCCCCCAGCAAGTCGCAGGCCTCGCACTCGCCGGGGACCGACCAGGGCACGACGTCGGGAACGAGTGAGGGTACGGACACCGAGGGCACGACCGGTGGCACGGACCAGGGCACGACGGGTACCACCACCAAGGGCACGACGGGTGGCTCCAGCCAGGGTTCCACCAGCAAGGGCACGACGAGCGGTACTGAGGGTTCCACCAGCAAGGGCACGACGGGCAGCACCGACCAAGGTTCCACCACCAAGGGCACGACGAGTGGCGCGGGCGGTTCCACCACCACGGGTACGAATGGCAGTACCACCACCGGTTCCGGGAACTGA
- a CDS encoding protein kinase: MSQDGAHGRYAGGSIAGGRYQLRDLLGEGGMASVYLAYDSALDRQVAIKTLHTELGREQSFRERFRREAQAVAKLQHTNIVSVFDTGEDTVMFNGSTAGGDGVMPYIVMEYVEGEPLGSTLHRDTQQYGAMPADKALKVTADVLAALEVSHEMGLVHRDIKPGNVMMTKRGIVKVMDFGIARAMQSGVTSMTQTGMVVGTPQYLSPEQALGRGVDARSDLYSVGIMLFQLLTGRIPFDADSPLAIAYAHVQEEPVAPSSVNRSITPAMDALVARALRKNPNERFPSAQAMQDEILRITSSGQLGAAPVITGGGPLSSGAGVGATVFPPLDSQAAQGLPGSVQTPYQASPYGPPTPAPTPQAQPSYGYPQQAAPVASQTPPPYAMPPAQTVPASSGGGSKGNTPVIVGAIAVALLAIGGLVTMVVMNKDNSGGGGDAKASSSANAANHKGPDRFRTMDAAKCTAPQISTLDPGKVQAPDFSYKDVLSVKSCIQAAGWKVNTETVDSAQWGQDVVVSQFPAAGVDVDKKNAQFTIQISSGNPPGQ; this comes from the coding sequence ATGAGCCAGGACGGCGCACACGGCCGCTATGCGGGCGGTTCCATCGCGGGCGGGCGCTACCAGCTGCGCGACCTCCTCGGCGAGGGCGGAATGGCCTCGGTGTACCTCGCGTACGACTCCGCGCTCGACCGCCAGGTCGCGATCAAGACGCTGCACACCGAACTCGGCCGGGAACAGTCCTTCCGCGAGCGCTTCCGCCGCGAGGCGCAGGCGGTCGCCAAGCTTCAGCACACCAACATCGTCTCCGTCTTCGACACCGGCGAGGACACCGTGATGTTCAACGGCTCCACCGCCGGTGGTGACGGCGTCATGCCGTACATCGTCATGGAGTACGTGGAGGGCGAGCCGCTGGGGTCGACGCTGCACCGCGACACCCAGCAGTACGGCGCGATGCCGGCCGACAAGGCGCTCAAGGTGACCGCGGACGTGCTGGCCGCCCTCGAGGTCAGCCACGAGATGGGGCTGGTGCACCGGGACATCAAGCCGGGCAACGTGATGATGACCAAGCGCGGCATCGTCAAGGTGATGGACTTCGGCATCGCCCGCGCCATGCAGTCCGGCGTCACCTCCATGACCCAGACCGGCATGGTCGTCGGCACCCCCCAGTACCTCTCGCCCGAGCAGGCACTCGGCCGGGGCGTCGACGCCCGCTCCGACCTGTACTCGGTCGGCATCATGCTCTTCCAGCTCCTGACCGGGCGCATCCCCTTCGACGCGGACTCCCCGCTGGCGATCGCGTACGCACACGTCCAGGAGGAGCCGGTCGCGCCCTCCTCGGTCAACCGGTCGATCACCCCGGCCATGGACGCGCTGGTGGCCCGCGCCCTGAGGAAGAACCCGAACGAGCGCTTCCCGAGCGCCCAGGCCATGCAGGACGAGATCCTGCGGATCACCTCGTCGGGCCAGCTGGGCGCGGCCCCGGTCATCACCGGCGGCGGCCCCCTCTCCAGCGGCGCGGGCGTCGGCGCGACGGTCTTCCCGCCACTCGACTCGCAGGCCGCGCAAGGCCTGCCGGGCAGCGTGCAGACGCCGTACCAGGCGAGCCCCTACGGGCCGCCCACCCCGGCCCCGACGCCCCAGGCGCAGCCGTCCTACGGGTACCCGCAGCAGGCCGCCCCGGTCGCCTCCCAGACGCCGCCGCCGTACGCGATGCCCCCGGCCCAGACCGTGCCGGCCTCTTCCGGCGGCGGCTCCAAGGGGAACACTCCGGTCATCGTGGGCGCGATCGCGGTGGCGCTGCTCGCGATCGGTGGCCTCGTCACCATGGTCGTGATGAACAAGGACAACTCGGGCGGCGGTGGCGACGCCAAGGCCAGCAGCTCCGCGAACGCCGCGAACCACAAGGGCCCCGACCGGTTCCGCACGATGGACGCCGCGAAGTGCACCGCGCCCCAGATCTCCACGCTCGACCCGGGCAAGGTCCAGGCGCCGGACTTCTCCTACAAGGATGTCCTGTCGGTGAAGTCCTGCATCCAGGCGGCGGGCTGGAAGGTCAACACCGAGACCGTCGACAGCGCGCAGTGGGGCCAGGACGTGGTCGTCAGCCAGTTCCCCGCGGCCGGTGTGGACGTGGACAAGAAGAACGCGCAGTTCACGATCCAGATCTCCTCGGGCAACCCGCCCGGGCAGTAA
- a CDS encoding bacterial proteasome activator family protein, with protein sequence MEMPRNDKSPESPHILVVGQDGMAIGGGDDESREVPVTEMVEQPAKVMRIGSMIKQLLEEVRAAPLDEASRVRLKDIHASSVKELEDGLAPELVEELERLSLPFTEEAIPSEAELRIAQAQLVGWLEGLFHGIQTALFAQQMAARAQLEQMRRALPPGVSHDEDDEGGPHAGARSGPYL encoded by the coding sequence ATGGAGATGCCGAGGAACGATAAGTCGCCGGAGAGCCCCCACATCCTGGTCGTAGGCCAGGACGGTATGGCCATCGGCGGTGGAGACGACGAGTCCCGCGAGGTCCCGGTGACGGAGATGGTCGAACAGCCGGCGAAGGTCATGCGGATCGGCAGCATGATCAAGCAGCTCCTTGAGGAAGTCCGCGCGGCTCCTCTCGACGAGGCGAGCCGCGTACGTCTGAAGGACATTCACGCCTCGTCCGTGAAGGAACTCGAAGACGGCCTGGCGCCCGAGCTGGTGGAGGAACTGGAGCGTCTTTCCCTGCCGTTCACCGAGGAGGCGATTCCCTCCGAGGCCGAACTGCGCATCGCCCAGGCCCAGTTGGTGGGCTGGCTCGAAGGTCTCTTCCACGGCATTCAGACGGCGTTGTTCGCTCAGCAGATGGCGGCCCGCGCCCAGCTGGAGCAGATGCGCCGCGCGCTGCCGCCCGGGGTGTCGCACGACGAGGACGACGAGGGCGGCCCGCACGCGGGTGCCCGTTCGGGCCCGTATCTGTAA
- a CDS encoding NAD(P)H-quinone oxidoreductase: MYAITIPEPGGPEALVWAEVPDPVPGEGEVLVEVAAAAVNRADVLQRQGFYNPPAGASPYPGLECSGRIAALGPGVSGWSVGDEVCALLSGGGYAQKVAVPAGQLLPVPEGVSLTEAAALPEVVCTVWSNVFMVSHLRPGETLLVHGGSSGIGTMAIQLGKAIGAKVAVTAGGPAKLERCAELGADILIDYREQDFVDEVAKATDGVGADVILDIMGAKYLERNVRALAVNGRLAVIGLQGGAKGELNLGALLTKRAAVTATSLRGRPASEKAAIVAAVREHVWPLITGGGGVRPVVDRTLPLSDAAEGHRVLESSQHIGKVLLTA; the protein is encoded by the coding sequence ATGTATGCGATCACGATTCCTGAGCCGGGCGGTCCAGAGGCGCTGGTCTGGGCCGAGGTCCCCGATCCCGTACCGGGCGAGGGCGAAGTCCTCGTCGAGGTGGCCGCGGCCGCCGTCAACCGCGCCGATGTGCTGCAACGCCAGGGCTTCTACAATCCGCCCGCCGGGGCGTCCCCCTACCCGGGCCTGGAGTGCTCCGGGCGGATCGCCGCGCTGGGCCCGGGGGTGTCCGGATGGAGCGTCGGCGACGAGGTGTGCGCGCTGCTGAGCGGCGGCGGCTACGCGCAGAAGGTGGCGGTGCCGGCCGGGCAGCTGCTGCCGGTGCCCGAGGGCGTGAGCCTCACCGAGGCGGCGGCCCTGCCCGAGGTGGTCTGCACCGTGTGGTCGAACGTGTTCATGGTGTCCCACCTGCGCCCGGGCGAGACGCTGCTCGTGCACGGCGGGTCCAGCGGGATCGGCACGATGGCGATCCAGCTCGGCAAGGCGATCGGCGCCAAGGTGGCGGTGACGGCGGGCGGCCCGGCCAAACTGGAGCGCTGCGCGGAACTGGGCGCGGACATCCTGATCGACTACCGCGAACAGGACTTCGTGGACGAGGTGGCGAAGGCCACGGACGGCGTCGGTGCCGACGTCATCCTCGACATCATGGGCGCCAAGTACCTGGAGCGGAACGTGCGGGCGCTCGCGGTCAACGGCCGCCTCGCGGTGATCGGTCTTCAGGGCGGCGCCAAGGGCGAACTGAACCTGGGCGCGCTCCTCACCAAGCGGGCCGCGGTCACCGCGACCTCGCTGCGGGGCCGGCCCGCGTCGGAGAAGGCCGCGATCGTGGCGGCGGTGCGCGAGCACGTGTGGCCACTCATCACCGGGGGTGGTGGCGTACGCCCCGTGGTGGACCGGACGCTGCCGCTCTCGGACGCCGCCGAGGGGCACCGGGTGCTCGAGTCCTCCCAGCACATCGGAAAGGTCCTGCTGACGGCGTGA
- a CDS encoding potassium channel family protein — MFHVKLPGHDAMARQAGENLITRRVQLPRRVVDRPLRQVAKRILMALAVLILTTFIVWIDRDGYHDNANGRVDFLDAVYYATVTLSTTGYGDIVPFSDSARLTNILLVTPLRVLFLIILVGTTLEVLTERTREEWRLNRWKAQLREHTVVIGFGTKGRSAIQTLCARGLSKEQVVVVDPSAKVIEAANAEGFVGVVGDATRSDVLLRAELGRARQIVIATQRDDTAVLVALTARQLNRGAKIVAAVREEENAPLLRQSGADAVITSASAAGRLLGLSVLSPSAGTVMEDLIQQGSGLDMVERPVKKSEVGRGVRETDDLVVSVLRGHRLLAYDDAKASPLQLTDRLITIVRAGGAPVEGRTE; from the coding sequence ATGTTTCACGTGAAACTGCCCGGTCATGACGCGATGGCGCGCCAGGCGGGCGAGAATCTGATCACCCGGCGGGTGCAGCTGCCGCGCCGGGTCGTCGACCGGCCCCTGCGCCAGGTCGCCAAGCGGATCCTCATGGCCCTCGCCGTGCTGATACTGACGACGTTCATCGTCTGGATCGACCGCGACGGGTACCACGACAACGCCAATGGCAGGGTCGACTTCCTCGACGCCGTCTACTACGCCACCGTCACGCTCTCCACGACGGGCTACGGCGACATCGTCCCCTTCAGCGACAGCGCGCGGCTCACCAACATCCTGCTGGTCACGCCGCTGCGCGTGCTGTTCTTGATCATCCTCGTCGGAACCACTCTCGAAGTCCTCACCGAACGGACCCGCGAGGAGTGGCGGCTCAATCGCTGGAAGGCCCAATTGCGCGAGCACACCGTTGTCATCGGCTTCGGGACGAAGGGCCGCTCCGCGATCCAGACCCTGTGTGCGCGGGGCCTGAGCAAGGAGCAGGTCGTCGTGGTCGATCCGAGCGCGAAAGTGATCGAGGCCGCCAACGCCGAGGGGTTCGTCGGCGTCGTCGGCGATGCCACCCGCAGCGATGTGTTGCTCCGCGCCGAGCTGGGCAGAGCACGGCAGATCGTCATCGCCACCCAGCGCGACGACACCGCCGTCCTGGTGGCCCTGACGGCCCGGCAGCTCAACCGGGGCGCCAAGATCGTCGCTGCGGTGCGGGAGGAGGAGAACGCCCCGCTGTTGCGCCAGTCGGGTGCTGACGCCGTCATCACCAGCGCCAGCGCGGCCGGCCGGCTGCTCGGTCTGTCCGTGCTCAGCCCGAGCGCGGGCACCGTGATGGAGGACCTGATCCAGCAGGGCAGCGGGCTGGACATGGTGGAGCGGCCGGTGAAGAAGAGCGAGGTCGGGCGTGGGGTGCGGGAGACCGACGACCTGGTGGTGAGCGTGCTGCGGGGGCACAGGCTGCTCGCGTACGACGACGCGAAGGCGAGCCCGCTCCAGCTCACGGACCGGCTCATCACGATCGTACGAGCCGGTGGCGCACCGGTTGAGGGACGGACGGAGTAG
- a CDS encoding molybdopterin molybdotransferase MoeA, whose translation MMAGTPAADDGSDEALALLRDSGPPAPRRDAAGPRRDEATPRRDASSSGRDAPAARDRAEPPASGAHRTPHRRAATWDEARTVAARAGRSAPARAHRVTLDRALGEVLTAPLTALTDLPSFDTSAMDGWAVAGPGPWSVQDGGILAGYAAPAPLGDGEAVPIATGARIPSGATAVIRSEHARTDEARTLLQADRVVLHGQDIRPRGQECRSGDALLPAAALVTPAVLGLAAAAGYDELDTVPRPRVEVLVLGDELLTQGLPHDGLIRDALGPMLGVWLRALGADVIGTRRLKDDAGALLAAVTGSSADVVITTGGTAAGPVDHVHPVLLKAGAELLVDGVAVRPGHPMLLAGIGVGKHLVGLPGNPLAAVSGLLTLAEPLLRELAWRTRPLTYTAPLRNEVQGHPHDTRLVPVVHRAEHLLPLHYNGPAMLRGVAAADGLAVVPPGGARAGQEVEILDLPWSHVGSGDGCFT comes from the coding sequence ATGATGGCCGGGACCCCGGCAGCGGACGACGGCTCCGACGAGGCGCTTGCCCTGCTGCGTGACAGCGGCCCCCCGGCACCTAGACGGGACGCCGCGGGCCCGCGACGGGACGAAGCGACCCCCCGACGGGACGCCTCGTCCTCCGGTCGGGACGCGCCGGCGGCCAGGGACCGTGCGGAGCCACCGGCATCCGGCGCCCACCGGACCCCTCATCGCCGCGCCGCCACCTGGGACGAGGCGCGGACCGTGGCCGCGCGGGCGGGCCGTTCCGCGCCGGCCCGCGCCCACCGGGTCACTCTGGACCGGGCCCTTGGCGAGGTCCTGACCGCGCCGCTGACCGCGCTCACCGATCTGCCGTCGTTCGACACCTCCGCCATGGACGGCTGGGCCGTCGCCGGCCCCGGGCCGTGGTCGGTGCAGGACGGGGGCATCCTCGCCGGGTACGCCGCGCCCGCCCCGCTCGGCGACGGCGAAGCGGTCCCCATCGCCACCGGCGCCCGCATCCCCTCCGGTGCCACGGCGGTGATCCGCAGCGAACACGCCCGCACGGACGAGGCGCGCACCCTGCTCCAGGCCGATCGTGTGGTGCTGCACGGCCAGGACATCCGGCCGCGCGGACAGGAGTGCCGCTCGGGCGACGCGCTGCTGCCCGCCGCCGCGCTGGTCACCCCGGCCGTCCTCGGCCTGGCTGCGGCGGCCGGATACGACGAGCTGGACACCGTACCGAGGCCACGCGTCGAGGTGCTGGTCCTCGGCGATGAACTGCTCACGCAGGGGCTTCCGCACGACGGACTCATCCGGGACGCGCTGGGGCCGATGCTCGGCGTCTGGCTGCGGGCGCTCGGCGCCGACGTCATCGGCACCCGCCGCCTGAAGGACGACGCGGGCGCCCTGCTCGCGGCAGTCACCGGCTCCTCGGCCGACGTCGTGATCACCACGGGCGGCACCGCGGCCGGCCCCGTGGACCACGTTCACCCCGTGCTGCTCAAGGCCGGCGCGGAGCTTCTGGTCGACGGGGTCGCCGTACGGCCGGGGCACCCCATGCTGCTGGCGGGGATCGGGGTGGGCAAGCACCTGGTCGGACTGCCGGGCAATCCGCTTGCCGCGGTCTCCGGTCTGCTTACCCTGGCCGAACCGCTTCTCCGTGAACTGGCCTGGCGCACCCGCCCGTTGACCTACACGGCGCCGCTGCGCAACGAGGTGCAGGGGCACCCGCACGACACCCGGCTCGTCCCGGTCGTCCACCGCGCGGAGCACCTCCTGCCGTTGCACTACAACGGGCCGGCGATGTTGCGCGGGGTCGCCGCCGCCGACGGGCTCGCGGTGGTGCCGCCCGGCGGAGCGCGGGCCGGCCAGGAGGTCGAAATCCTGGATCTGCCCTGGTCCCATGTGGGATCGGGCGATGGGTGTTTCACGTGA
- a CDS encoding NTP transferase domain-containing protein yields the protein MTAYDAAAPEPGPGRTSADRTGAGATPGAADTSYDAVVLAGGAAKRLGGADKPGLSVGGRALLDRVLTACSGAATTVVVGGRRPTARAVAWAREEPAGGGPLAALDAGLRHTTAGSVLVLSADLPFLVTPTVEALVRELRRSGREAVLCVDADGRDQPLVALYRAQPLRRELALLAREHGSLAGRPLRLLTRALDCGRLAADPLASFDCDTWEDLAAARARIRDHGGVLDEWITAVKDELGIELDVDTRVLLDLARDAAHGVARPAAPLTTFLVGYAAAKAGGAGEDVAEAARKAAALANRWAAEAETSDGPKNDAG from the coding sequence ATGACCGCGTACGACGCCGCAGCACCGGAGCCCGGGCCCGGCCGGACCTCCGCCGATCGCACGGGCGCCGGGGCCACGCCCGGCGCCGCCGATACCTCCTACGACGCCGTGGTGCTCGCGGGGGGCGCCGCCAAGCGGCTGGGCGGCGCCGACAAACCCGGGCTCAGTGTGGGCGGCCGGGCCCTGCTCGACCGGGTACTCACCGCCTGCTCCGGCGCCGCGACCACGGTCGTGGTGGGCGGACGGCGGCCCACCGCGCGGGCGGTGGCGTGGGCCCGCGAGGAGCCCGCGGGCGGCGGACCGCTGGCCGCGCTCGACGCCGGGCTGCGGCACACCACGGCCGGGAGCGTGCTCGTACTCTCGGCCGACCTGCCGTTCCTGGTCACACCGACCGTCGAGGCGCTGGTGCGCGAACTGCGCCGCAGTGGTCGCGAGGCCGTCCTGTGTGTCGACGCCGACGGCCGTGACCAGCCTCTGGTGGCCCTATACCGGGCCCAACCCCTGCGCCGCGAGCTCGCGTTGCTCGCCCGCGAACACGGCTCGCTCGCCGGGCGACCACTGCGCCTGCTCACCCGCGCGCTCGACTGCGGCCGCCTGGCAGCGGACCCGCTTGCCTCCTTCGACTGCGACACCTGGGAGGACCTTGCGGCCGCACGGGCGCGGATCAGGGACCATGGGGGCGTGCTGGACGAATGGATCACCGCAGTCAAGGACGAACTCGGCATCGAACTGGACGTGGACACCCGCGTCCTGCTCGACCTGGCCAGGGACGCCGCCCACGGCGTCGCCCGCCCCGCCGCCCCCCTCACCACCTTCCTGGTCGGCTACGCGGCGGCCAAGGCGGGTGGCGCGGGCGAGGACGTGGCGGAAGCCGCCCGCAAGGCCGCCGCACTCGCCAACCGCTGGGCGGCCGAGGCCGAGACCTCCGACGGCCCGAAGAACGACGCGGGATGA
- a CDS encoding dihydrolipoamide acetyltransferase family protein produces the protein MPKVLEFKLPDLGEGLTEAEIVRWLVAVGDVVAVDQPVVEVETAKAMVEVPCPYGGVVTARFGDEGTELPVGAPLLTVAVGTSADQEADQEAAVDADSAEPSEYSGNVLVGYGTGAATTRRRARVRAATSFAAPAAAPARTVDTARATSAAPTSTPAQVQATPVTSAPAKAPGPVPVISPLVRRLAREHGLDLREMRGSGPDGLILRADVESAMKAPAPGTDPAADPQGPGSAARAAGGERIALRGIRGAVADKLSRSRTEIPDATCWVDADATELMAARVAMNAAGGPKVSVLALLARICTAALARFPELNSRVDPAAREIVRLPEVHLGFAAQTERGLVVPVVRDAHTRDVESIGAELARLTEAARTGTLTPGELTGGTFTLNNYGVFGVDGSTPIINHPEAAMLGVGRIIPKPWVHEGELAVRQVVQLSLTFDHRVCDGGTAGGFLRYVADCVEHPVLLLRTL, from the coding sequence ATGCCGAAGGTCCTGGAGTTCAAGCTGCCCGACCTCGGCGAGGGGCTGACCGAGGCGGAGATCGTCCGCTGGCTCGTCGCGGTGGGCGACGTGGTGGCCGTGGACCAGCCGGTGGTCGAGGTCGAGACGGCCAAGGCGATGGTCGAGGTGCCCTGTCCCTACGGAGGCGTGGTCACCGCGCGTTTCGGCGACGAGGGCACGGAACTGCCGGTCGGCGCCCCGCTGTTGACTGTCGCGGTCGGAACCTCGGCGGACCAGGAGGCGGACCAGGAGGCGGCTGTGGACGCCGACTCAGCCGAGCCCTCGGAGTACTCGGGCAATGTCCTGGTCGGTTACGGGACGGGGGCGGCCACCACGCGCCGTCGCGCCCGGGTCAGGGCCGCCACCTCGTTCGCGGCCCCCGCCGCCGCACCGGCGCGGACCGTCGACACCGCGCGGGCCACGTCGGCGGCCCCGACTTCGACCCCGGCGCAGGTGCAGGCCACGCCGGTGACATCCGCCCCCGCCAAGGCGCCCGGCCCCGTGCCGGTCATCTCACCGCTCGTGCGCAGGCTCGCCCGTGAACACGGCCTGGATCTGCGGGAGATGCGGGGCTCAGGGCCCGACGGTCTGATCCTGCGGGCCGACGTGGAGTCCGCGATGAAGGCCCCGGCGCCCGGGACGGATCCGGCCGCCGACCCGCAGGGCCCCGGGAGCGCCGCCCGCGCCGCCGGAGGGGAGCGGATCGCGCTGCGCGGCATCCGGGGCGCGGTCGCCGACAAGCTCAGCCGCAGCCGTACGGAGATCCCCGACGCCACCTGCTGGGTGGACGCCGACGCGACCGAGCTCATGGCGGCCCGCGTCGCCATGAACGCGGCGGGCGGCCCCAAGGTCTCCGTGCTCGCGCTGCTCGCCCGGATCTGCACGGCGGCCCTCGCCCGGTTCCCCGAGCTCAACTCCAGGGTCGATCCGGCGGCCCGCGAGATCGTGCGGCTGCCCGAGGTGCACCTGGGCTTCGCCGCCCAGACCGAGCGCGGCCTCGTGGTCCCCGTCGTCCGCGATGCCCACACCCGCGACGTCGAGTCGATCGGCGCCGAACTGGCCCGGCTCACCGAAGCGGCCCGCACGGGCACGCTCACCCCCGGCGAGCTGACCGGCGGCACCTTCACCCTCAACAACTACGGGGTGTTCGGCGTCGACGGCTCCACGCCGATCATCAACCACCCCGAAGCCGCGATGCTGGGCGTCGGCCGCATCATCCCCAAGCCCTGGGTGCACGAGGGTGAACTGGCCGTACGCCAGGTCGTGCAGCTCTCCCTCACCTTCGACCACCGGGTGTGCGACGGCGGCACCGCGGGCGGCTTCCTGCGCTACGTCGCGGACTGCGTGGAACACCCGGTGCTGCTGCTGCGCACTCTGTAG